The following are from one region of the Thermococcus cleftensis genome:
- a CDS encoding flagellar protein FliT, whose translation MKTPTKKLQCLREVLEEGIPVYYRQYEVPGWTFKFDYQDWKGKFIRTTTRKIRKKKIRTAEIYTTTVNHPLVKYLLLLAPDCEDIEKFKDLKATFGPELTVKDFVEAWMARTAFYEIAEEIAEKANFLGKFSTPLGEAAKDRLTFDQKAEAVLKYVKSFFRSSAPLVNDFPADGFLVYCPICNSFVEGSPYLRLSVFPDDEYAYWIAALVTHYRHHHIQYYDKTLSNPRYGEKNKEFQTLGEDYDAFKEVVNNRAKRQIIRAILRDDFLDETHKENLIRAVLRLQNNDDKTIELVEKTLAKLKRPGKKKRRQNRLFSGTNSGTTGVS comes from the coding sequence GTGAAAACCCCCACCAAAAAACTCCAATGCCTCCGGGAAGTCCTTGAGGAAGGAATCCCTGTCTATTACCGCCAGTATGAAGTCCCCGGGTGGACCTTCAAATTCGATTATCAAGACTGGAAGGGCAAGTTCATACGAACCACCACCCGCAAAATCAGAAAAAAGAAAATCAGAACCGCTGAAATTTACACCACGACCGTGAACCACCCCCTCGTGAAATACTTGCTACTCCTTGCCCCCGATTGTGAGGACATTGAGAAATTCAAAGACCTCAAGGCGACGTTCGGCCCCGAACTGACGGTGAAAGACTTTGTTGAGGCGTGGATGGCCCGCACTGCATTCTACGAAATTGCAGAGGAAATTGCCGAAAAAGCAAACTTTCTAGGGAAATTCAGCACTCCACTTGGAGAAGCCGCCAAGGACAGGCTGACATTCGACCAAAAGGCTGAAGCCGTCTTGAAGTATGTGAAATCGTTTTTCCGCTCAAGTGCGCCACTTGTAAACGACTTCCCCGCGGACGGTTTCTTGGTTTACTGCCCCATATGCAACTCATTCGTTGAAGGGAGCCCCTACCTTAGACTTAGTGTTTTTCCAGATGATGAGTACGCTTACTGGATTGCCGCACTCGTCACGCACTACCGCCATCACCACATTCAGTATTACGACAAGACCCTCTCCAACCCCCGGTATGGTGAAAAGAACAAGGAGTTCCAGACGCTCGGAGAGGATTATGATGCTTTCAAAGAGGTAGTGAATAACCGCGCGAAGAGACAGATAATCCGGGCCATTTTGCGGGACGATTTCCTGGACGAAACCCACAAGGAGAACCTAATCAGGGCCGTGCTTAGGCTCCAAAACAATGACGACAAGACCATTGAGCTGGTCGAGAAGACCCTTGCGAAACTCAAGAGACCTGGCAAGAAAAAGCGCCGTCAGAACAGGCTGTTTTCTGGCACAAACTCAGGCACAACAGGAGTTTCATAA
- a CDS encoding DNA polymerase domain-containing protein, whose translation MILDVDYITENGKPVIRVFKKEDGEFRIEYDREFEPYFYALLRDDSAIEEIKKITAERHGRIVRVKHAEKVKKKFLGRPVDVWKLYFEHPQDVPAIRDKIRNHPAVIDIYEYDIPFAKRYLIDKGLIPMEGEEELKLMSFDIETLYHEGEEFGTGPILMISYADENEARVITWKKIDLPYVEVVSTEREMIKRFLKVVKEKDPDVLITYNGDNFDFAYLKKRCEKLGVSFTLGRDGSEPKIQRIGDRFAVEVKGRIHFDLYPVIRHTINLPTYTLEAVYEAIFGKPKEKVYAEEIATAWETGEGLERVARYSMEDAKVTYELGKEFFPMEAQLSRLIGQSLWDVSRSSTGNLVEWFLLRKAYERNELAPNKPDERELARRRGGYAGGYVKEPERGLWDNIVYLDFRSLYPSIIITHNVSPDTLNREGCKEYDTAPQVGHKFCKDFPGFIPSLLGNLLEERQKIKRKMKATIDPLERKLLDYRQRAIKILANSLLPGEWIAVIEWGKLRPVRIGELVDGLMEASGERVKRDGDTEVLEVEGLYALSFDRESKKARTMPVKAVIRHRYAGEVYRITLNSGRRISVTRGHSLFAYRDGELVEVTGEEVKPGDLLAVPKRITLPERRERLNVVELLLELPDEETADIVMTIPVKGRKNFFRGMLRTLRWVFGEERRPRTARRYLEHLAGLGYVKLRKIGYEVVDKEGLERYRALYERLVEVIRYNGNRREFIADFNALRPVLRLMPEKELEEWLVGTRNGFRIRPFIEVDWKFAKLLGYYVSEGNAGKWKNRTGGWSYTVRLYNEDGSVLDDMENLAREFFGGVRRGGNYVEISKKMAYLIFEGLCGSPAESKRVPWLIFTSPEEVRWAFLEGYFIGDGDVHPSKMVRLSTKSELLANGLVLLLNSLGVSAIKLRHDSGVYRVYVNEELPFTDYRKRKNAYYSHVIPREVLEETFGRAFQKNMSPGKFRELVESGELDAERAGRIGWLLDGDIVLDRVSEVRKESYEGYVYDLSVEEDENFLAGFGFLYAHNSYYGYYGYARARWYCRECAESVTAWGREYIETTIREIEEKFGFKVLYADSVTGDTEVIIRRNGRVEFVPIEKLFERVDYRIGEKEYCVLEGVEALTLDSRGRLVWRRVPYVMRHRAEKRIYRIKFTNSWHLDVTEDHSLIVREGNVFREVKPHELGDRELISVKKSLSEIAPITPIDIQEITYNGYVYDIEVEGTHRFFANGILVHNTDGFFATIPGADAETVKKKAGEFLKYINAKLPGLLELEYEGFYVRGFFVTKKKYAVIDEEGKITTRGLEIVRRDWSEIAKETQARVLEAILKHGDVEEAVRIVREVTEKLSKYEVPPEKLVIHEQITRELKDYKATGPHVAIAKRLAARGVKIRPGTVISYIVLKGSGRIGDRAIPFDEFDPTKHKYDADYYIENQVLPAVERILRAFGYRKEDLRYQKTRQVGLGAWLKPKGKKK comes from the coding sequence ATGATCCTTGACGTTGATTACATCACCGAGAATGGAAAGCCCGTCATAAGGGTATTCAAGAAGGAGGACGGCGAGTTCAGGATTGAATACGACCGCGAGTTCGAGCCCTACTTCTACGCGCTCCTCAGGGACGACTCCGCCATCGAAGAAATCAAAAAGATAACCGCCGAGAGGCACGGCAGGATCGTTAGGGTCAAGCACGCGGAGAAGGTGAAGAAGAAGTTCCTCGGCAGGCCCGTTGATGTGTGGAAGCTCTACTTCGAGCACCCGCAGGACGTGCCGGCAATCCGCGACAAAATACGGAATCACCCCGCGGTCATCGACATCTACGAGTACGACATACCCTTCGCCAAGCGCTACCTCATAGACAAGGGGCTAATCCCGATGGAAGGTGAGGAAGAGCTTAAACTCATGTCCTTTGACATCGAGACGCTCTACCACGAGGGCGAGGAGTTCGGAACCGGGCCGATCCTGATGATAAGCTACGCCGACGAGAATGAGGCGAGGGTGATAACCTGGAAGAAGATCGACCTGCCCTACGTTGAGGTTGTCTCCACAGAGAGGGAGATGATTAAGCGCTTCCTTAAGGTCGTTAAGGAGAAGGACCCGGACGTGCTGATAACATACAACGGCGACAACTTCGACTTCGCCTACCTGAAAAAGCGCTGTGAGAAGCTTGGCGTGAGCTTTACCCTCGGAAGGGACGGGAGCGAGCCGAAGATACAGCGCATAGGGGACAGGTTTGCGGTTGAGGTGAAGGGCAGGATACACTTCGACCTTTATCCAGTCATAAGGCACACCATAAACCTGCCCACCTACACCCTTGAGGCCGTTTACGAGGCGATATTTGGAAAGCCAAAGGAGAAGGTCTACGCGGAGGAGATAGCCACCGCCTGGGAGACCGGCGAGGGGCTTGAGAGGGTCGCGCGCTACTCGATGGAGGACGCGAAGGTCACCTACGAGCTAGGAAAAGAGTTCTTCCCGATGGAGGCCCAGCTTTCCAGGCTCATCGGCCAGAGCCTCTGGGACGTTTCCCGCTCCAGCACCGGCAACCTTGTTGAGTGGTTTTTGCTCAGGAAAGCCTACGAGAGGAACGAACTCGCCCCCAACAAGCCCGACGAGAGGGAGCTGGCGAGGAGAAGGGGGGGTTACGCCGGCGGCTACGTCAAGGAGCCGGAGCGGGGGCTGTGGGATAATATTGTGTATCTAGACTTTCGTAGTCTCTACCCTTCAATCATAATCACCCACAACGTCTCGCCAGATACGCTCAACCGCGAGGGGTGTAAGGAGTACGATACAGCCCCGCAGGTCGGGCACAAGTTCTGCAAGGACTTCCCGGGCTTCATTCCGAGCCTGCTCGGAAACCTGCTGGAGGAGAGGCAGAAGATAAAGAGGAAGATGAAGGCAACGATAGACCCGCTGGAGAGGAAGCTCCTCGATTACCGCCAGCGCGCCATCAAGATTCTCGCCAACAGCCTTCTTCCCGGGGAGTGGATTGCGGTCATTGAATGGGGGAAACTCAGGCCCGTCCGCATCGGCGAGCTGGTTGATGGACTGATGGAAGCCAGCGGGGAGAGGGTGAAAAGAGACGGCGACACCGAGGTCCTTGAAGTCGAGGGACTGTACGCCCTCTCCTTTGACAGGGAGTCCAAGAAAGCCCGCACAATGCCGGTGAAAGCCGTGATAAGGCACCGCTATGCCGGGGAGGTTTACAGGATAACCCTCAACTCCGGAAGGAGGATAAGCGTGACGCGGGGCCACAGCCTCTTCGCGTACCGGGACGGCGAGCTTGTGGAGGTGACGGGGGAGGAGGTCAAGCCCGGCGACCTCCTGGCGGTGCCAAAGCGGATAACCCTCCCGGAGAGGAGGGAGAGGCTCAACGTCGTGGAACTGCTCCTCGAACTGCCCGACGAGGAAACGGCCGACATCGTCATGACAATTCCGGTAAAGGGTAGAAAGAACTTCTTCAGGGGAATGCTCAGAACCCTCCGCTGGGTTTTCGGGGAGGAGAGGAGACCGAGGACGGCCAGGCGCTACCTGGAACACCTTGCTGGGCTCGGCTACGTGAAGCTGAGGAAAATCGGCTACGAAGTGGTTGATAAGGAGGGGCTGGAAAGGTACCGCGCGCTCTACGAGAGGCTTGTGGAGGTAATCCGCTACAACGGCAACAGGAGGGAGTTCATCGCCGATTTCAACGCGCTCCGCCCCGTCCTCCGCCTGATGCCCGAGAAGGAGCTTGAAGAGTGGCTAGTTGGGACGAGGAACGGGTTCAGGATAAGGCCGTTCATAGAGGTTGATTGGAAGTTCGCGAAGCTCCTCGGTTACTACGTGAGCGAGGGGAACGCCGGGAAGTGGAAAAACCGGACCGGGGGCTGGAGCTATACGGTGAGGCTTTACAACGAGGACGGGAGCGTTCTCGACGACATGGAGAACCTCGCGAGGGAGTTCTTTGGGGGCGTGAGGCGCGGGGGGAACTACGTTGAGATTTCAAAGAAGATGGCCTACCTAATCTTCGAGGGACTCTGTGGTTCACCGGCCGAGAGCAAGAGGGTTCCGTGGCTTATCTTCACGTCCCCTGAGGAGGTCCGCTGGGCCTTCCTTGAGGGGTACTTCATCGGCGACGGCGACGTTCACCCGAGCAAGATGGTTCGGCTCTCCACCAAGAGCGAGCTTCTGGCTAACGGCCTCGTCCTGCTCCTGAACTCGCTGGGCGTCTCAGCGATAAAGCTCCGCCACGACAGCGGGGTTTACAGGGTCTACGTGAACGAGGAACTGCCCTTTACAGATTACCGGAAGCGGAAGAACGCCTACTACTCCCACGTCATACCGAGGGAAGTGCTGGAAGAGACCTTCGGCCGGGCCTTCCAGAAGAACATGAGCCCCGGGAAATTCAGGGAGCTGGTGGAAAGCGGGGAGCTCGACGCGGAAAGGGCCGGGAGGATAGGCTGGCTCCTCGACGGGGATATAGTCCTCGACAGGGTCTCGGAAGTCAGGAAGGAAAGCTACGAGGGGTACGTCTACGACCTGAGCGTTGAGGAGGACGAGAACTTCCTGGCTGGCTTTGGGTTCCTCTACGCGCACAACAGCTACTACGGCTACTACGGCTACGCCAGGGCAAGATGGTACTGCAGGGAGTGCGCCGAGAGCGTTACGGCGTGGGGCAGGGAGTACATAGAGACGACCATTCGCGAGATAGAGGAGAAGTTCGGGTTTAAGGTTCTCTATGCGGACAGCGTCACCGGTGACACTGAGGTAATAATCAGGCGGAACGGCCGGGTTGAGTTCGTGCCGATAGAAAAACTCTTTGAGCGCGTTGATTACAGGATCGGGGAGAAGGAGTACTGCGTTCTCGAAGGCGTCGAAGCATTGACCCTTGATAGCAGGGGGAGGCTCGTATGGAGACGGGTTCCCTACGTTATGCGGCACAGGGCGGAGAAGAGGATCTACAGGATTAAGTTCACCAACTCGTGGCATCTGGACGTTACAGAGGACCATTCTCTCATCGTTAGGGAAGGGAACGTGTTTAGGGAGGTAAAACCTCACGAACTTGGGGATAGAGAATTAATATCCGTCAAGAAAAGCCTATCCGAAATCGCCCCAATTACGCCCATTGATATCCAGGAGATAACTTACAACGGCTACGTCTACGACATCGAGGTTGAGGGAACCCACAGGTTCTTCGCCAACGGAATACTCGTTCACAATACCGACGGTTTCTTCGCGACGATTCCCGGGGCTGATGCCGAGACCGTCAAGAAGAAGGCCGGGGAGTTCTTAAAATACATCAACGCCAAACTGCCCGGCCTTCTTGAACTCGAATACGAGGGCTTCTACGTCAGGGGGTTCTTCGTCACGAAGAAGAAGTACGCGGTTATAGACGAGGAGGGCAAGATAACCACACGCGGGCTTGAGATAGTCCGGCGCGACTGGAGCGAGATAGCGAAGGAGACGCAGGCGAGGGTTCTTGAGGCGATACTGAAGCACGGTGACGTTGAGGAGGCCGTCAGAATTGTGAGGGAAGTCACCGAAAAGCTGAGCAAGTACGAGGTTCCGCCGGAGAAGCTGGTTATCCACGAGCAGATAACGCGCGAGCTCAAGGACTACAAGGCCACCGGCCCGCACGTGGCCATAGCGAAGCGTTTGGCCGCCAGAGGTGTTAAAATCCGGCCCGGAACTGTGATAAGCTACATCGTTCTGAAGGGCTCCGGAAGGATAGGCGATAGAGCCATTCCCTTCGACGAGTTCGACCCGACAAAGCACAAGTACGATGCGGACTACTACATCGAGAACCAGGTTCTCCCAGCGGTGGAGAGAATCCTCAGGGCCTTTGGCTACCGCAAGGAAGACCTGCGCTACCAGAAGACGAGGCAGGTCGGTCTTGGCGCGTGGCTGAAGCCGAAGGGGAAGAAGAAGTGA
- a CDS encoding RsmB/NOP family class I SAM-dependent RNA methyltransferase, which translates to MELFYRVSFQEVVADALSLVEERELSSKHALERVFKRVAGRDRDKARGLAHAYVFEIEKWRAKIDFIINSVLKGSKVEDLDPYLANLLRIGTFEIHFRKVPPAIATDSIIRVVKERFDFSRAKFVNALMHSIEKFDVDKALKKLKERDRIEWLSIRFSHPRWYVEYAIELLGYDEAVRLLLSNNRPQRYYVRANLLKTDVDSLRDYLEENGVRTARTPVPDVLKVLDYKTPVTRLNWYREGKFVIQDLASAYVAHVLAPEPGERVLDLAAAPGSKTFHAAALMENRGEIVAVDYSYDRLMRMREKMKLLGIKNVKLVHADGQSFKDREKFDKIILDAPCSSSGTYRQFPEVKWRFNEEKIKRIISVQRNMLRNAYENLRDGGEMTYSTCSVRIDEDEENVLFAINRAGLELVPYDFSWGDRGFLEVGEKVFRAWTHRHDCNSFFIAKMRKG; encoded by the coding sequence ATGGAGCTGTTTTACAGGGTGAGCTTTCAGGAAGTGGTGGCCGACGCTTTAAGCCTGGTTGAGGAGCGCGAGCTGTCGTCGAAGCACGCCCTCGAGAGGGTCTTTAAGCGGGTAGCTGGCAGGGACAGGGACAAGGCCCGCGGATTGGCCCACGCCTACGTCTTCGAGATAGAGAAGTGGCGCGCTAAAATAGACTTCATAATCAATTCTGTGCTTAAAGGCTCAAAGGTCGAAGATCTCGACCCCTATCTGGCCAACCTCCTTCGCATAGGAACCTTTGAGATACACTTCAGAAAGGTTCCGCCGGCGATAGCGACCGACTCGATAATCCGCGTCGTCAAGGAGCGCTTTGACTTCAGCAGGGCAAAGTTCGTCAACGCTCTGATGCACTCGATAGAGAAGTTCGACGTTGATAAGGCGCTCAAGAAGCTCAAGGAGCGTGACAGAATCGAGTGGCTGAGCATCCGCTTCTCCCACCCGCGCTGGTACGTTGAGTACGCCATCGAACTGCTCGGCTACGATGAAGCCGTCCGCCTGCTCCTCAGCAACAACAGGCCGCAGCGTTATTACGTCCGGGCCAACCTCCTTAAGACGGACGTCGATTCCCTCCGCGATTACCTTGAGGAGAACGGGGTAAGGACGGCAAGAACCCCCGTCCCCGATGTCCTGAAGGTTCTCGACTACAAAACGCCCGTAACGAGGCTCAACTGGTACAGGGAAGGGAAGTTCGTGATTCAGGACTTAGCGAGCGCTTACGTCGCCCACGTTCTGGCCCCGGAGCCTGGTGAGAGGGTCCTCGACCTGGCGGCCGCTCCCGGTTCAAAGACCTTCCACGCCGCCGCTCTAATGGAGAACCGCGGTGAGATAGTGGCGGTGGATTACTCCTACGACAGGCTCATGCGCATGAGGGAGAAGATGAAACTTCTCGGAATCAAAAACGTCAAGCTCGTCCACGCGGACGGCCAGAGCTTCAAGGACAGGGAGAAGTTCGATAAGATAATCCTCGATGCACCGTGCTCAAGCTCCGGAACCTACCGCCAGTTTCCCGAGGTCAAATGGCGCTTCAACGAGGAGAAGATAAAGCGCATCATAAGCGTCCAGCGCAACATGCTCCGCAACGCGTACGAGAACCTCCGCGACGGCGGCGAGATGACCTACTCAACCTGCTCGGTTAGAATAGACGAGGACGAAGAGAACGTGCTCTTCGCGATAAACAGGGCCGGACTGGAGCTCGTTCCCTACGACTTCAGCTGGGGCGACAGGGGCTTCCTTGAGGTGGGGGAGAAGGTCTTTAGAGCGTGGACGCACAGGCACGACTGCAACAGCTTTTTTATAGCGAAGATGAGAAAGGGTTAA
- a CDS encoding PIN domain-containing protein, which yields MDSSVIVNLIVETELTEFAEKVLEDTPLLTSETVVDESVYVIIRKLFSLKGVKNRFEVKKRLHTPEGQEVIDEAIELVMGLIEEVDVAILTDADVYITIATMKKYSLLPHDARIVATMLQNGVKRLATFDDDFRPIPGLVLLPKDYWDSR from the coding sequence TTGGACAGTAGCGTTATCGTAAACCTCATCGTTGAGACTGAACTCACCGAATTCGCGGAGAAAGTCCTGGAGGATACTCCCCTCTTAACTTCCGAGACCGTCGTCGATGAGAGTGTGTACGTCATAATCCGCAAGCTGTTTTCTCTTAAAGGAGTGAAAAACCGTTTTGAGGTCAAGAAGCGCCTCCACACTCCCGAGGGACAGGAAGTCATCGATGAGGCCATAGAACTCGTCATGGGGCTGATTGAAGAGGTGGACGTTGCAATCCTCACGGACGCGGACGTCTACATAACGATTGCCACCATGAAGAAGTACTCCCTCCTCCCCCACGACGCGAGAATAGTGGCAACGATGCTCCAAAACGGAGTTAAACGTCTTGCTACATTTGACGATGACTTCAGGCCAATTCCCGGGCTGGTTCTCCTTCCGAAGGACTACTGGGATTCAAGGTAA
- a CDS encoding TIGR00296 family protein has translation MYRIRDEWGEFLVRLARKAVEEYVRNGRMIKPPEDTPPELWEKMGVFVTLNRHSAPPQMALRGCIGFPLPIYPLVEATIKAAIYAAVDDPRFPPVRESELDDLTVEVSVLTPPEPIEGPPEERPRRIKVGRDGLIIEKGIYSGLLLPQVPIEWGWDEEEFLAQTCWKAGLPPDCWLDEDTKVYRFTAEVFEEEYPRGPVRRKPLV, from the coding sequence ATGTACAGAATCAGGGACGAATGGGGTGAGTTCCTCGTCAGGCTTGCGAGAAAAGCCGTTGAGGAGTACGTCAGGAACGGCAGGATGATAAAACCTCCTGAGGATACCCCTCCCGAGCTGTGGGAGAAGATGGGCGTCTTTGTGACGCTGAACAGGCACAGCGCACCGCCCCAGATGGCCCTGAGGGGCTGTATAGGCTTCCCGCTGCCGATTTACCCGCTGGTCGAGGCCACGATAAAGGCGGCAATCTATGCGGCCGTTGACGACCCGCGCTTCCCGCCGGTAAGGGAGAGCGAACTCGATGACCTCACGGTGGAGGTCAGCGTCCTGACACCGCCAGAACCCATAGAGGGGCCGCCCGAGGAGAGGCCGAGGAGGATAAAGGTCGGCAGGGACGGTCTGATAATCGAGAAGGGTATCTATTCCGGCCTGCTCCTCCCGCAGGTGCCGATAGAGTGGGGCTGGGACGAGGAGGAGTTTTTAGCTCAGACCTGCTGGAAGGCAGGATTGCCTCCCGACTGCTGGCTCGATGAGGACACGAAGGTCTACCGCTTTACCGCAGAGGTCTTCGAGGAGGAGTACCCGCGCGGCCCGGTGAGGAGGAAGCCGCTTGTTTAA
- a CDS encoding MTH1187 family thiamine-binding protein, with the protein MVIVEFVIVPLGEKSLSRYVAEVVKLLERKGVKYQLTPMATIIEVPTVREAFDIIEEAHELVFKLGASRVSTTVRIDDRRDKRVHMEDKVKSVMEKVRGG; encoded by the coding sequence GTGGTGATAGTGGAGTTCGTGATTGTTCCCCTCGGTGAGAAGAGCCTGAGCCGGTACGTAGCTGAGGTAGTAAAGCTTTTAGAGAGAAAGGGTGTTAAATACCAATTGACACCGATGGCAACGATAATAGAGGTTCCAACGGTGAGGGAAGCATTCGATATAATCGAGGAGGCGCACGAACTGGTATTCAAACTGGGCGCTTCACGGGTTTCAACAACCGTAAGGATCGACGACAGACGGGACAAGCGTGTCCACATGGAGGACAAGGTTAAATCCGTGATGGAGAAGGTGAGGGGTGGTTGA
- a CDS encoding DUF373 family protein, protein MVEIRALILAIDRDDDFGQKAGVEGPVIGREACIDAALKLSLADPEDSDANVAYAAVKLHDELRESGEFEDVQVALITGHPKVGVKSDLELARQLEEVLKVFPADGVITVTDGAEDEQIFPIITSKVPIISSHRVVVKQSEGIETTYYIIYRYLREILSDPEVAKVVLGIPGMILLLYGIARLIGVWYPESVKIISATITGTILLFIGGYFFTKGFRFNIRETVAKQFVFVISLIAGMLIIGGGAINAYFRLEEYSLELIGSYPGTPLLAMLIYINALNSSLILGIAVMITGKVIQSYLRKDHHIWYYASTLLMMPAMWVTIDLTTRYAMAILTLSDIEVFTKLLVALIDVGIAVMAGIYLRGKVRGWERVEAGAGS, encoded by the coding sequence GTGGTTGAGATTAGGGCACTGATTCTCGCCATAGACCGTGATGACGATTTCGGGCAGAAGGCGGGCGTGGAAGGTCCCGTCATCGGGAGGGAGGCCTGCATAGATGCAGCCCTCAAGCTCAGTCTGGCCGATCCGGAGGACAGCGACGCCAACGTTGCTTACGCCGCTGTCAAGCTTCACGACGAGCTCAGGGAGAGCGGGGAGTTTGAAGATGTCCAGGTTGCCCTGATAACCGGCCACCCCAAGGTGGGCGTCAAGAGCGACCTGGAGCTGGCCAGACAGCTGGAGGAGGTTTTGAAGGTCTTCCCTGCCGATGGGGTCATCACCGTCACCGATGGGGCAGAGGACGAGCAGATATTCCCGATAATAACCTCGAAGGTGCCGATAATAAGCTCCCACCGCGTCGTGGTCAAGCAGAGCGAGGGCATAGAGACGACCTATTACATCATCTACCGCTACCTGAGGGAGATACTCAGCGACCCGGAGGTTGCAAAGGTTGTGCTCGGAATCCCGGGAATGATACTCCTTCTCTACGGGATAGCACGCCTCATCGGCGTCTGGTATCCGGAGAGCGTTAAGATAATCTCCGCCACGATAACGGGAACGATACTGCTCTTCATCGGCGGTTACTTCTTCACCAAGGGCTTCCGCTTTAACATAAGGGAGACCGTGGCCAAGCAGTTCGTCTTCGTGATATCCCTGATAGCGGGAATGCTCATAATCGGCGGCGGCGCGATAAACGCCTACTTTCGGCTGGAGGAGTACTCGCTGGAGCTGATAGGCAGCTATCCCGGGACGCCCCTGCTGGCGATGCTGATATACATCAACGCCCTGAACTCGTCGCTCATACTGGGAATCGCGGTGATGATAACGGGCAAGGTGATACAGTCCTACCTGAGGAAGGACCACCACATATGGTACTATGCCTCCACGCTCCTAATGATGCCGGCGATGTGGGTCACGATAGACCTCACCACCCGCTACGCGATGGCCATACTGACGCTCTCGGACATAGAGGTCTTCACGAAGCTCCTCGTGGCCCTGATCGACGTCGGGATAGCCGTGATGGCGGGAATATATCTAAGGGGAAAAGTTAGAGGATGGGAGAGAGTTGAGGCTGGAGCAGGCTCTTGA
- a CDS encoding coiled-coil domain-containing protein has product MRLEQALEEYEKKKERAERVVEKVRRKYEKRLEKRLKEILKKIDELERRKIPRNVDEKVRKIVTAERRNYVTSLRNALASIESMEDLGKRLPDLAKLHVGHGKYLILLFEKDVYAINRLLKELNEDYLSYYRELEKAELPELGIRGLLEEMEEIKKAIAEGEAERQGLVERLRELEGELEGLYRELGLDELDERISTLSSRIRSEEMELRSKASKLQKPVRRMRLGGFADEFARDSSVVLREPEKTLSLLQKVYPRLEGKYRKTARWLVENLEEKVGAIEEDRELLEELEAEREKLIEDVRTRENEIRELERLIEEKEAELKKLRNRLEHLEKGFEESIAKLEGILGTKIER; this is encoded by the coding sequence TTGAGGCTGGAGCAGGCTCTTGAAGAATATGAGAAAAAGAAGGAAAGGGCCGAAAGAGTGGTCGAGAAGGTCAGGCGGAAGTACGAGAAAAGGCTCGAAAAGAGACTGAAGGAAATCCTCAAGAAAATAGACGAGCTGGAGCGGAGAAAAATCCCCAGGAACGTCGACGAGAAAGTGCGCAAGATAGTTACCGCAGAAAGGAGGAACTACGTAACCTCCCTGAGGAACGCGCTGGCGAGCATCGAGAGCATGGAGGACCTCGGGAAGCGCCTTCCCGACCTGGCAAAGCTCCACGTGGGGCACGGCAAGTACCTGATTCTCCTCTTCGAGAAGGACGTTTACGCCATCAACCGCCTTCTAAAGGAGCTCAACGAGGACTACCTCAGCTACTACCGCGAGCTTGAGAAGGCAGAGCTTCCAGAGCTGGGGATACGGGGACTCCTCGAAGAGATGGAAGAGATCAAGAAGGCCATAGCCGAGGGGGAGGCCGAGAGACAGGGACTCGTTGAACGGCTCAGGGAGCTTGAGGGAGAGCTCGAGGGGCTGTACAGGGAACTCGGACTGGACGAGCTGGACGAGAGAATAAGCACCCTCTCGAGCAGGATAAGAAGCGAGGAGATGGAACTCCGGTCGAAGGCCTCGAAACTCCAGAAGCCCGTGAGGAGAATGCGCCTCGGCGGTTTTGCGGACGAGTTCGCCAGGGACAGCTCGGTCGTCCTGCGGGAGCCGGAGAAAACCCTCTCGCTGCTTCAAAAGGTCTACCCCCGCCTCGAGGGCAAGTACCGGAAGACCGCCCGGTGGCTGGTGGAAAACCTCGAAGAGAAGGTAGGAGCAATCGAGGAGGACAGGGAACTGCTCGAAGAGCTGGAAGCTGAAAGGGAAAAGCTCATCGAAGATGTCAGAACCAGGGAGAACGAAATCAGGGAACTGGAGAGGCTCATCGAGGAGAAAGAAGCCGAACTGAAAAAGCTCAGGAACAGGCTGGAGCACCTGGAGAAGGGGTTCGAGGAGAGCATCGCAAAGCTCGAGGGAATCCTCGGAACCAAAATCGAGCGATAG